The following proteins are encoded in a genomic region of Oncorhynchus keta strain PuntledgeMale-10-30-2019 chromosome 35, Oket_V2, whole genome shotgun sequence:
- the LOC118371407 gene encoding LOW QUALITY PROTEIN: phosphatidate phosphatase LPIN1 (The sequence of the model RefSeq protein was modified relative to this genomic sequence to represent the inferred CDS: deleted 2 bases in 1 codon) has product MTPEEHLEEFCNDASPNWFWSQTMNYVGQLAGQVFVQVKELYRGLNPATLSGCIDVIVVRQPDGTLQCSPFHVRFGKMGVLRSREKVVDIEINGEPVSLQMKLGENGEAFFVKETENTLEVVPSYLATSPIVSQGAELMEAQLGRGVSRLSDPATLQVQTLGSQQTTGGGGGEGGMMMKKRRKRRRKARESGGGRREESGEYSEDEDMFTIDMSTDEEREHDNNSSRASSRELNGEQGPKASVLSSNYTQNTTYTHSDADWARSQSAIIEQTRTLSIPPSGGLSISCPQQTSVFPSPVSSPGGSRPSTPKSDSELTNQSKDNPEILWAWGSCHKLLSPPTSLRPRCKILGWSPVSIPVCDSTHFRTIPGECGPPGQTQSHPDNGPPSLNPYMPQPGNNTAGPVAGGDMELVGAACREVEGLMASRLLSELDEGGQRSSPVRRTDSPSKRKDKRSHHLGSDGVYLDDITELEPEVAALYFPKSDGSVRGGSETGARSTNQSPQSVGSSGMDSGVDSYADQLGDMPNIAISLCGGLTENREITKEQFQERAISYQQFTENPSIIDDPNLVVKIGTKYYNWTTAAPLMLAMQVYQKPLPMATVENIMKEKMPKKGGRWWFSWRSRNSDSKSDSVSEIGVGDGGETSLSMASVNGMKEESSSSDEEHRPSNQDSESCKPEPLLTPGSVFYRKTLRLTSEQLASLQLKEGPNEVVFSVTTQYQGTCRCQGTIYLWSWDDKIVISDIDGTITRSDTLGHILPTLGKDWTHQGIARLYHRVSQNGYKFMYCSARAIGMADMTRGYLHWVNERGTMLPIGPVLLSPSSLFSALHREVIEKKPERFKIECLTDVKQLFHPNTEPFYAAFGNRATDVYSYKEVGVPLNRIFTVNPKGELIQEHARTNISSYGRLCEVVDHVFPLLIRGHVSDFSFPDTFSQFTYWREQLPQIHSSDQPQVHSSDQPQIHSSDQPQVHSPDQPQVHSSDQPQVHSPDQPQVHSPDQPQVYSPDQPQVHSPDQPEIHSPDQPQVHSPDQPQIHSPDQPQIHSPDQPLVHTPDQPLVHTPDHPLEISCGDPLPHQTTP; this is encoded by the exons GTGGACATAGAGATCAATGGAGAGCCTGTGAGTCTACAAATGAAGCTGGGGGAGAACGGAGAAGCCTTCTTCGTCAAGGAGACAGAGAACACACTG GAAGTGGTTCCGTCATACCTGGCGACGTCACCTATCGTGTCCCAGGGGGCGGAGCTAATGGAAGCTCAGCTGGGGAGGGGTGTGTCTCGCCTCTCTGACCCCGCCACCCTCCAGGTCCAGACCCTGGGATCCCAGCAgaccacaggaggaggaggaggtgaaggagggatgatgatgaagaagagaaggaaaaggaggaggaaggCACGGGAAAGCGGAggagggagacgggaggagagtGGGGAGTACTCAGAGGATGAGGACATGTTCACCATCGACATGAGcactgatgaggagagagagcacGACAACAACAGTAGCAG gGCCTCTTCTCGGGAGCTCAATGGAGAGCAGGGCCCTAAGGCCAGTGTGTTGAGCAGCAACTACACCCagaacacaacatacacacactctgatGCAGACTGGGCACGCTCACAGAG TGCTATAATAGAGCAGACACGTACTCTGTCTATCCCTCCTAGTGGTGGTCTGTCCATCTCCTGTCCACAGCAGACTTCTGTCTTCCCTTCTCCTGTCAG CAGCCCCGGTggctcccgcccctccactccgAAGAGTGACTCGGAGCTGACCAATCAGAGCAAAGACAACCCTGAGATTCTGTGGGCCTGGGGGAGCTGCCACAAGCTGCTaag ccctcctacctctctccgcCCCAGATGCAAGATTCTGGGATG gtcccctgtctccatccctgtgtGTGACAGCACACACTTCAGAACCATCCCCGGAGAATGTGGCCCCCCTGGCCagacccagagccacccagacaATGGCCCCCCATCCCTCAACCCGTACATGCCCCAGCCTGGTAACAACACGGCTGGGCCCGTTGCTGGAGGGGACATGGAGTTAGTAGGGGCAGCctgtagagaggtggaggggctGATGGCCTCCAGGTTGCTGTCAGAACTGGATGAGGGGGGCCAGAGGAGCAGCCCAGTCAGACGCACAGACTCCCCATCCAAGAGGAAAG ACAAGAGGAGCCACCACCTGGGCTCGGATGGAGTCTACCTGGATGACATCACTGAGCTGGAGCCAGAGGTGGCTGCTCTGTACTTCCCTAAAAG TGACGGTTCAGTGAGAGGGGGCTCGGAGACAGGGGCGCGGAGCACCAACCAATCACCTCAGTCGGTGGGGAGCAGTGGGATGGACAGCGGTGTGGACAGCTACGCTGACCAGCTGGGAGACATGCCCAACATCgccatctctctgtgtggaggTCTCACTGAAAACAGAGAGATCACAAAAG aacagttccaggAGAGAGCCATCTCTTACCAGCAGttcactgaaaacccctccatcaTCGACGATCCCAACCTGGTGGTCAAGATTGGAACCAA GTACTACAACTGGACCACCGCAGCCCCTCTCATGCTGGCTATGCAGGTGTATCAGAAGCCCCTGCCAATG GCCACGGTGGAGAACATCATGAAGGAGAAGATGCCCAAGAAAGGAGGCCGCTGGTGGTTCTCATGGCGCAGCAGGAACAGCGACTCCAAatcg GACTCAGTGTCTGAGATAGGAGttggagacgggggagagacctCTCTCAGCATGGCTTCAGTCAATGG AATGAAGGAGGAGTCTTCCTCCAGCGATGAGGAACACAGACCGTCCAATCAGGACTCAGAATCCTGCAAGCCCGAGCCTCTTCTCACTCCTGGTAGTGTCTTCTACAGGAAGACCCTCAGACTGACCTCAGAGCAGCTG GCCAGTCTTCAGTTGAAGGAGGGTCCTAATGAGGTGGTGTTCAGTGTGACCACTCAGTACCAGGGCACCTGTCGCTGCCAGGGCACCATCTATCTCTGGAGCTGGGATGACAAGATTGTCATCTCAGACATTGACGGCACCATCAccag ATCTGACACCCTGGGCCACATCCTGCCAACGCTGGGCAAAGATTGGACCCACCAGGGCATTGCCCGCCTCTACCACCGAGTCAGCCA gaacgGTTATAAGTTCATGTACTGCTCTGCAAGGGCCATAGGTATGGCTGATATGACGAGGGGGTATCTCCACTGGGTCAATGAGAGAGGAACCATGCTGCCTATAGGACCTGTCCTACTCAGCCCCAGCAGCCTGTTCTCAGCCCTGCAcag GGAGGTGATAGAGAAGAAGCCTGAGAGGTTTAAGATTGAGTGTCTGACTGACGTGAAGCAGCTGTTCCACCCCAACACTGAGCCTTTCTACGCAGCCTTCGGCAACAGAGCCACG gatGTGTATTCCTATAAGGAGGTGGGCGTTCCCCTAAACAGGATCTTCACAGTCAACCCCAAGGGAGAGCTGATACAGGAACACGCCAGGACCAACATCTCATC GTATGGTCGTCTGTGTGAGGTGGTGGACCACGTCTTCCCTCTGTTGATCAGAGGTCACGTCTCGGACTTCTCCTTCCCTGACACCTTCAGCCAGTTCACCTACTGGAGAGAACAGCTGCCCCAGATCCACAGCTCTGATCAGCCCCAGGTCCACAGCTCTGATCAGCCCCAGATCCACAGCTCTGATCAGCCCCAGGTCCACAGCCCTGATCAGCCCCAGGTCCACAGCTCTGATCAGCCCCAGGTCCACAGCCCTGATCAGCCCCAGGTCCACAGCCCTGATCAGCCCCAGGTCTACAGCCCTGATCAGCCCCAGGTCCACAGCCCTGATCAGCCCGAAATCCACAGCCCTGATCAGCCCCAGGTCCACAGCCCTGATCAGCCACAGATCCACAGCCCTGATCAGCCACAGATCCACAGCCCTGATCAGCCCTTGGTCCACACCCCTGACCAGCCCTTGGTCCACACCCCTGACCATCCTCTGGAAATCAGCTGTGGAGACCCACTTCCACACCAGACCACCCCATGA